One window of the Endomicrobium proavitum genome contains the following:
- a CDS encoding O-acetylhomoserine aminocarboxypropyltransferase/cysteine synthase family protein — protein sequence MSKIDSKLKTESLLVHGGQEPDPTTGSVAVPIYQTTSFKFNSADHAAKLFGLKEFGNIYSRLTNPTNDVLEKRIALVDGGAAALAFSSGSAAIANALLTITNAGDEIVSADNLYGGTYSLFANTFKKYNIKVNFVPSEDLSAIKKAINSKTKALYAESIGNPKLDIADVEALAKIAHEAGIPLVIDNTVSPYLFQPLKFGADIVVYSATKLLGGHGTTLGGLIVDGGKFDWTTGKFPTLSEPDNAYHGLKFTEAFGNLAFILKARAGLLRDTGPTLSPFNAFIILQGLESLHVRAERHVENALKVAQFLEKHPLVSWVNYPGLPNNPEYAKTKKYLNGRGGFIVGFGIKGGKEAGKKFIEASQLAIHLANVGDAKTLVIHPATTTHSQLEEKELLATGVTPDYIRLSVGIENVDDIIADIDQALQNSQK from the coding sequence ATGTCTAAAATTGATAGCAAACTTAAAACAGAGAGTCTTTTAGTTCACGGCGGACAAGAGCCGGATCCAACAACCGGTTCGGTGGCGGTTCCTATTTATCAAACAACGTCGTTTAAGTTTAACAGCGCAGACCACGCGGCAAAACTTTTCGGCTTAAAAGAGTTCGGCAACATTTATTCAAGACTTACAAACCCTACAAACGACGTTCTTGAAAAAAGAATAGCGTTGGTTGACGGCGGCGCGGCGGCTTTGGCTTTCTCAAGCGGGTCGGCGGCAATAGCAAACGCGCTTCTTACAATTACAAATGCCGGCGACGAAATAGTTTCCGCAGACAACCTCTACGGCGGAACTTATTCGCTTTTTGCCAACACGTTTAAAAAGTACAATATAAAAGTAAATTTTGTTCCTTCCGAAGATTTAAGCGCAATTAAAAAAGCGATTAATTCTAAAACGAAAGCTCTTTACGCAGAAAGCATAGGAAACCCGAAACTTGACATAGCCGACGTTGAAGCTTTGGCAAAAATTGCGCACGAAGCGGGAATACCTTTGGTAATAGATAACACCGTTTCGCCGTATCTTTTCCAGCCTTTGAAATTCGGCGCGGACATTGTTGTATATTCCGCAACAAAACTTCTCGGCGGACACGGAACAACGCTTGGCGGATTAATTGTTGACGGCGGAAAATTTGATTGGACAACCGGAAAATTTCCGACCCTTTCAGAGCCCGACAACGCCTATCACGGATTAAAATTTACCGAAGCTTTCGGAAACTTGGCTTTCATTCTTAAAGCAAGAGCGGGGCTTTTAAGAGATACAGGCCCTACGCTTTCGCCTTTCAACGCTTTCATTATTTTGCAAGGGTTGGAATCTCTCCATGTGAGAGCGGAAAGACATGTAGAAAACGCTTTGAAAGTTGCGCAATTTTTGGAAAAACATCCGCTTGTTTCCTGGGTAAATTATCCCGGACTTCCAAACAACCCCGAATACGCAAAAACAAAAAAATATCTTAACGGCAGAGGCGGCTTTATAGTAGGCTTCGGCATAAAAGGCGGCAAAGAAGCCGGCAAGAAATTTATAGAAGCTTCGCAGCTTGCCATACATTTGGCAAACGTCGGCGACGCAAAAACGCTGGTAATTCACCCTGCGACAACAACTCACTCGCAGCTTGAGGAAAAAGAGTTGCTTGCAACGGGCGTAACGCCGGACTACATAAGATTGTCCGTCGGTATAGAAAACGTTGACGATATTATTGCGGATATTGACCAGGCTTTGCAAAACTCGCAAAAATAA
- a CDS encoding L-lactate dehydrogenase: MADKLSPKVSIIGCGNVGMRYAYSMIIKGAARELVLVDYNRQKAEGEAMDLSHGAPFVSPINIYAGDYPDTANSDLVVITAGRGQKPGETRIDLIKGNAEILKSVVPQVVKYSPKAIILVASNPVDILSYITYKISGKPANEVIGSGTVLDSARFRFLIGKHCNVDSRSIHASIFGEHGDTEFPMWSKAMIGGVLFKDYCKVCNKENCAKQEDAKLNEIFEDVRDSAYEIIAKKGETSYGIGLALTKISKAILKDENSVLPVSSLLDNYHGVSGIYLSVPAVVNKGGIRQTLQVDFDMVELDSFINSAEQVKKVIKASGF, translated from the coding sequence ATGGCAGATAAATTATCGCCGAAAGTTTCAATTATAGGCTGCGGCAATGTGGGTATGCGTTACGCGTATTCCATGATAATAAAAGGCGCGGCAAGAGAGCTTGTGTTGGTGGACTATAACCGTCAAAAAGCCGAAGGCGAAGCTATGGATTTATCGCACGGCGCGCCGTTTGTGTCGCCGATAAATATTTACGCGGGAGATTATCCCGACACTGCAAATTCGGATTTGGTTGTTATCACCGCCGGTCGCGGACAAAAGCCCGGCGAAACGCGCATAGATTTAATTAAAGGCAACGCGGAAATTTTAAAATCGGTAGTTCCGCAGGTTGTTAAATATTCGCCCAAAGCCATAATTCTTGTTGCGTCTAACCCCGTGGATATTTTGTCTTACATAACTTATAAAATTTCCGGAAAACCCGCTAATGAAGTTATCGGTTCGGGCACCGTTTTAGATTCGGCGCGTTTCAGATTTTTAATAGGCAAGCATTGCAATGTGGACTCAAGAAGCATTCACGCTTCCATTTTCGGCGAACACGGCGACACGGAATTTCCTATGTGGAGCAAAGCCATGATCGGCGGCGTTTTGTTTAAAGATTATTGCAAAGTTTGCAATAAAGAAAATTGCGCAAAACAGGAAGACGCAAAACTTAACGAAATATTTGAAGACGTGCGCGACTCGGCTTATGAAATTATCGCAAAAAAGGGCGAAACTTCTTACGGCATAGGTCTTGCGCTTACAAAAATTTCAAAAGCTATTTTGAAAGATGAAAACTCGGTTCTTCCGGTTTCTTCGCTGCTGGATAATTATCACGGCGTAAGCGGAATATATTTAAGCGTGCCGGCGGTAGTTAATAAAGGCGGAATAAGGCAGACGCTGCAGGTAGATTTTGACATGGTGGAGCTTGACTCTTTTATAAACTCCGCAGAACAGGTAAAAAAAGTAATTAAAGCATCGGGGTTTTAA
- a CDS encoding AIR synthase-related protein yields MPAEAYLSRGVSPTKDDVHEAIKKQDKGLFPGAFCKVIEDIAGDKNWCSVIHADGAGTKSIIAYLYYKETGDASVFKGIAQDSLVMNIDDMACVGIVDNIILSNTIGRNAHRIDKQILKEIIEGYGSVIDDLKKYEINIAAAGGETADIGDLVSTVVVDSTAVARIERNKIIDCDNIEAGNVIIGLASFGQAVYETSFNSGIASNGITAARHSLLSSHYRKYSEAYSPTIKENLVYGGKYKLTDKLPNSNQTVGQALLSPTRTYLPVIKNLLETKDNGICALIHCTGGAISKSKNFGKSITYIKDNLFEPPAIFAAIQECGNIPRKEMFQIFNMGQRLEIYCKPEKADAIINAIKKFNIDAKIIGRTEKSPDGKNKVIVKFKGEEFIY; encoded by the coding sequence ATGCCAGCCGAAGCTTATTTATCAAGAGGCGTATCGCCAACTAAAGACGATGTGCACGAGGCCATTAAAAAGCAGGATAAAGGTTTGTTTCCCGGAGCTTTTTGCAAAGTTATAGAAGATATCGCCGGCGATAAAAATTGGTGCTCGGTTATACATGCCGACGGCGCGGGCACAAAATCTATAATTGCTTATTTGTATTATAAAGAAACCGGCGACGCGTCCGTTTTTAAAGGCATTGCGCAAGACTCGCTTGTTATGAATATTGACGATATGGCTTGCGTGGGCATTGTTGATAATATTATTCTTTCAAACACCATCGGCAGAAACGCGCACAGAATTGACAAACAAATTTTAAAAGAAATAATTGAAGGTTACGGCAGCGTAATTGACGATTTAAAAAAATACGAAATAAATATTGCCGCCGCCGGCGGCGAAACTGCCGACATAGGCGATTTGGTTTCTACGGTTGTAGTAGATTCAACCGCCGTGGCAAGAATTGAAAGAAATAAAATTATTGACTGCGACAACATTGAAGCGGGCAACGTAATTATAGGGCTTGCTTCTTTTGGGCAGGCTGTTTACGAAACAAGTTTTAATTCCGGAATTGCTTCAAACGGAATTACGGCGGCAAGGCACAGTTTGTTATCTTCCCATTACAGAAAATACAGCGAAGCGTATTCTCCTACGATAAAAGAAAATCTTGTTTACGGCGGAAAATATAAGCTTACCGACAAACTTCCAAACTCAAACCAAACGGTTGGGCAAGCGCTGCTTTCCCCCACGCGCACGTATCTTCCGGTTATAAAAAATTTGTTGGAAACCAAAGACAACGGCATTTGCGCTTTAATTCACTGCACGGGCGGCGCAATAAGCAAAAGTAAAAATTTCGGCAAGAGCATAACGTATATTAAAGACAACCTTTTTGAACCGCCCGCAATTTTTGCCGCCATACAAGAGTGCGGAAATATTCCGCGCAAAGAGATGTTTCAAATTTTTAACATGGGTCAAAGACTTGAAATTTACTGCAAACCTGAAAAAGCGGACGCGATAATAAACGCAATTAAAAAATTTAATATTGACGCAAAAATTATAGGCAGAACGGAAAAAAGCCCCGACGGAAAAAATAAGGTTATCGTGAAGTTTAAAGGCGAAGAATTTATTTACTAA
- a CDS encoding dihydrodipicolinate reductase, translated as MDRKIKVAQYGCGKMSVYSMRYVYEKGGEIVSAFDINSEVIGKDIGDIIGGGKKGVIVQNVKDAQAVFKKDKPDVCIITTMSLLQDVKDAFLVCAKTGVNAISTCEEAFYPQNSNPVLTKEIDELAKKNNCTICGSGYQDVFWGNLITVLSGATQSIKKIKGKSSYNVEDYGIALAKAHGAGLDLATFDKEIASADKVSDEERKKVIDSGKYLPSYMWNVNGWLCDKLGLTITRQTQKTVAQTYAKDLKSSTLKMTVPAGHATGMSAVVTTETKEGIIIEAECIGKVYAPEEFDQNDWKILGEPNTEVVINRPATVELTCATVVARIPDVINAPAGYISTDKMPTPIYRTKALNEYVK; from the coding sequence ATGGATAGAAAAATAAAAGTTGCTCAATATGGTTGCGGGAAGATGTCTGTTTACTCCATGAGATATGTTTATGAAAAAGGCGGCGAGATAGTTTCTGCATTTGATATAAACTCTGAAGTTATCGGCAAAGATATCGGCGATATTATCGGCGGCGGCAAAAAAGGCGTTATTGTTCAAAACGTTAAAGACGCGCAAGCGGTTTTTAAAAAAGATAAACCGGACGTTTGCATAATTACAACTATGAGCCTTTTGCAAGACGTAAAAGACGCGTTTTTAGTTTGCGCAAAAACCGGCGTTAACGCTATTTCAACCTGCGAAGAAGCTTTCTATCCGCAAAATTCCAATCCTGTTTTAACAAAAGAAATTGACGAGCTTGCAAAGAAAAACAACTGCACAATTTGCGGCTCCGGATACCAGGACGTTTTTTGGGGAAATTTAATAACGGTTCTTTCGGGCGCAACGCAAAGCATAAAAAAAATCAAAGGCAAATCCAGCTATAACGTGGAAGATTACGGCATAGCGCTTGCAAAAGCTCACGGTGCGGGTTTGGATTTAGCGACATTTGACAAAGAAATTGCGTCCGCCGATAAAGTATCCGACGAAGAAAGAAAAAAAGTTATAGATTCCGGAAAATATCTGCCCTCTTACATGTGGAATGTTAACGGCTGGCTTTGCGATAAGTTAGGTCTTACAATTACAAGACAAACTCAAAAAACCGTTGCGCAAACTTACGCGAAAGATTTAAAAAGTTCAACGCTTAAAATGACGGTGCCCGCAGGGCACGCAACGGGAATGTCGGCTGTTGTTACAACCGAAACCAAAGAAGGAATAATTATAGAAGCGGAATGCATAGGTAAAGTTTACGCGCCCGAAGAATTTGATCAAAACGATTGGAAAATTTTAGGCGAACCCAACACCGAAGTGGTTATCAACAGACCCGCAACCGTAGAACTTACATGCGCCACGGTAGTAGCGAGAATTCCGGACGTAATAAATGCGCCCGCAGGATATATTTCAACAGACAAAATGCCTACACCTATATATAGAACAAAAGCGTTAAATGAATACGTTAAATAG
- a CDS encoding autotransporter outer membrane beta-barrel domain-containing protein translates to MKKLLSAVIAFFVCVCHTVLDTVSMLNKKMDSDFHRNDKKSLSSKSSVILRAIALQDMLLLFAVIAGKLAALKHSGNKKAVTFSLLLATFSLFLAAPKTNAQTIPNGTIISGQTGQYDYDSIGDDVSFIDNHGSSVDGFIRHYSGAVLTVGERVLFSSNTSATGVGAFTSVNSKSEIVIGNNATFEYNSGFIGGAFSASVNGGSPSSIASSGAYIFIGNDARFTSNLAVQGGVMRIGSANTGSGSVPDALSLISIGKGAIFENNKAFATGGNAASANGAVAYLVNGNLVVDEGALFDGNNALVNSGVIHNSGGKVTLKGGSFINNYAFNGSAGVIYNTYQRNTTAGWQSTTYGMVFIENYIFEGNYSGLSGGAIVNLYGSFLDIKNTQFINNYSTSSYGGALYNTSTATFSGTIKFENNKTLLSMGGAMLNSTGFIDFTNAEISFIDNQAGANGGAVNTQGANSKFLVNASSISFTNNTSNTGNGGAIWSNKVVEIAGSVINFINNKAIAGAGGGVFAQAGSSITLEGSGNFIGNEAGSYGGAIYVSSSASVSIIANNGDIAFDNNKMNGSPNDIYIADWGVLNLGGAKDIYFKSGIGFNTTTSSMNIKVTKEGSGVVYLDYSNPYLSNLEFKEGSISLHSAGSNSVGRQLTINELDASASGNQKIYMNVKINGQIDDESDKIRIIDKYEGNIEIAGKQVGTMGALTAGDGMKAVEFGENAVINGNFSLEGGKIDNGAYEIRMYKGDDATFSDWSASADPRDYYLRTAVSGAGGNPVLTDVYKTMANMPILNVLLARAGMNSLEKRLGDLRGFGVGIAGVWSRVYGVNEKVKDMVDTNLSLMGIEAGFDVLVNREEKNKIYVGGMFGYTGALEAKTKLGVENSNGNGRGVSVGLYGSWIEESGWFVDLASRYFITSFDMANYSSIGDKLEYKPERDIWATGIEAGKTFKVEEDENKYIRIEPKLEVQYLMAGDDKTTVTNGVGSLEYGKANYVKGKANILIGYAVMKNGEVKYEPYIEIGYNHELAGKGKMSYSGVGYESNISGGGFEGALGIDVKVSENIYIYGQGNIESGEKFSAIGANVGVRIGIGEKGKEAAVVETKAKPAVVESTATAAVEKEDKDIEEAKARRKASIKAFSIKAASFGVGKSELTPKAKEDIKEMAQEIKKYEYTSVTIEGHTDASGKAEINQELSEKRAKSVREEFVKEGIEESKVRIIGFGHRMSVDTNETAAGRANNRRVEIFVE, encoded by the coding sequence ATGAAAAAACTTTTGAGCGCTGTTATTGCATTTTTTGTATGCGTCTGTCATACCGTGCTTGACACGGTATCCATGTTAAATAAAAAAATGGATTCCGATTTTCATCGGAATGACAAAAAAAGTCTATCATCAAAAAGCTCTGTCATCCTGAGGGCAATTGCCCTTCAGGATATGCTGTTATTGTTTGCCGTCATTGCGGGGAAGCTTGCCGCGTTGAAGCATAGCGGAAATAAGAAAGCCGTTACTTTCTCCTTACTCCTTGCTACTTTTTCCTTGTTTTTGGCAGCGCCAAAAACCAATGCCCAAACCATACCCAACGGAACCATTATTAGCGGTCAAACCGGACAGTATGATTATGATAGCATTGGCGATGATGTTTCTTTTATAGATAATCATGGAAGCTCTGTTGATGGTTTTATTAGGCATTATAGCGGCGCTGTGTTAACTGTTGGCGAGAGAGTTCTTTTTAGTTCTAATACTTCTGCTACCGGTGTTGGCGCTTTTACGTCTGTTAATTCTAAAAGCGAGATTGTAATAGGCAATAATGCTACTTTTGAGTATAATTCCGGTTTTATTGGCGGCGCTTTTTCAGCGAGTGTAAATGGGGGAAGTCCAAGCTCTATAGCCAGTAGCGGGGCATATATTTTTATAGGCAATGATGCCAGATTTACTTCAAACCTTGCTGTGCAAGGCGGTGTGATGAGAATAGGTTCTGCTAATACTGGTAGCGGGTCTGTACCGGACGCGTTGTCATTAATAAGTATTGGCAAGGGCGCAATTTTTGAAAATAACAAAGCTTTTGCAACGGGTGGAAATGCTGCCTCCGCAAACGGCGCAGTAGCGTATTTAGTTAATGGAAATTTAGTTGTTGATGAAGGGGCTTTATTTGACGGTAATAATGCTTTGGTAAATTCAGGGGTAATTCATAATAGTGGCGGCAAGGTAACCTTAAAAGGCGGAAGTTTCATAAATAATTACGCTTTCAACGGTTCCGCCGGAGTTATATACAATACTTATCAACGCAATACTACAGCGGGTTGGCAAAGCACAACTTACGGAATGGTTTTTATTGAAAATTATATTTTTGAAGGCAACTATTCAGGACTTTCCGGCGGAGCAATTGTGAATTTATACGGATCGTTTTTAGACATAAAAAATACGCAATTTATAAATAACTATTCCACAAGCAGTTATGGCGGCGCATTGTATAATACGTCAACGGCGACATTTAGCGGAACTATAAAATTTGAAAACAACAAAACGCTTTTGTCTATGGGCGGTGCAATGTTAAATAGCACAGGCTTTATAGATTTTACCAACGCAGAAATAAGTTTTATTGACAACCAAGCAGGAGCAAACGGCGGAGCGGTAAACACCCAAGGGGCAAACAGTAAATTTTTAGTAAACGCTTCCAGTATAAGTTTTACAAACAACACCTCAAATACCGGCAACGGCGGAGCAATATGGAGCAATAAGGTAGTAGAAATAGCCGGCAGCGTCATAAATTTTATAAACAACAAAGCAATAGCGGGAGCCGGAGGGGGAGTATTTGCGCAAGCAGGAAGCAGCATAACATTAGAAGGGTCAGGGAATTTTATAGGAAACGAAGCGGGAAGTTACGGAGGAGCAATATACGTGTCAAGCAGCGCAAGCGTAAGCATAATAGCAAACAACGGGGACATAGCGTTTGACAATAATAAAATGAACGGAAGCCCCAACGACATATACATAGCTGATTGGGGCGTGTTGAATTTAGGGGGAGCAAAAGATATATATTTTAAAAGCGGAATAGGGTTTAATACGACAACAAGCAGCATGAATATAAAAGTAACAAAAGAGGGAAGCGGGGTAGTATATCTAGATTATAGTAACCCGTATTTAAGCAATTTAGAATTTAAAGAAGGAAGCATAAGTTTGCACAGCGCAGGAAGCAATAGCGTAGGCAGGCAGTTGACAATAAACGAGTTAGACGCAAGCGCAAGCGGCAATCAAAAGATATATATGAATGTAAAAATAAACGGACAAATAGACGACGAGTCTGATAAAATAAGAATAATAGATAAATATGAAGGGAATATAGAAATAGCCGGCAAACAAGTGGGAACAATGGGAGCGCTGACAGCAGGGGACGGAATGAAAGCGGTAGAATTCGGGGAGAACGCAGTAATAAACGGAAATTTTAGTTTAGAAGGCGGAAAAATAGATAACGGAGCATATGAAATAAGAATGTATAAAGGCGACGACGCAACGTTTAGCGATTGGAGCGCGTCGGCAGACCCAAGGGATTATTATCTAAGAACAGCAGTAAGCGGAGCCGGAGGAAACCCGGTGCTGACGGACGTATATAAAACAATGGCAAACATGCCAATATTGAACGTGCTGTTGGCGCGAGCGGGAATGAACAGTTTAGAAAAACGCTTAGGTGACTTAAGAGGTTTTGGCGTTGGAATAGCGGGCGTGTGGAGCAGGGTATATGGAGTAAACGAGAAAGTAAAAGATATGGTGGACACAAATTTAAGTTTAATGGGAATAGAAGCGGGTTTTGACGTTTTGGTAAATAGAGAGGAAAAGAATAAAATATATGTTGGAGGAATGTTTGGATATACGGGAGCATTGGAAGCCAAAACAAAGTTAGGTGTAGAAAACAGCAACGGAAACGGAAGGGGAGTAAGCGTAGGATTGTATGGAAGCTGGATAGAAGAAAGCGGCTGGTTTGTAGATTTGGCAAGCAGATATTTCATAACAAGTTTTGATATGGCAAATTACAGTTCAATAGGCGATAAGTTGGAGTATAAACCTGAAAGGGACATATGGGCAACGGGAATAGAAGCGGGAAAAACGTTCAAGGTAGAGGAAGACGAGAATAAATATATAAGAATAGAACCGAAGTTAGAAGTGCAGTATCTAATGGCAGGCGACGATAAAACAACGGTAACCAACGGCGTAGGGAGTTTGGAGTATGGAAAAGCGAATTATGTGAAAGGAAAAGCGAATATATTGATAGGTTACGCAGTAATGAAAAACGGGGAAGTGAAGTATGAGCCGTATATAGAAATAGGGTATAACCATGAGCTGGCAGGGAAAGGGAAAATGAGTTATAGCGGGGTAGGGTATGAAAGCAACATAAGCGGAGGCGGATTTGAAGGAGCGTTGGGAATAGATGTAAAGGTGAGCGAAAATATATACATATACGGACAAGGAAATATAGAGAGCGGGGAAAAGTTTAGCGCAATAGGAGCAAACGTAGGAGTAAGAATAGGAATAGGGGAAAAGGGAAAGGAAGCAGCAGTAGTAGAAACAAAAGCAAAGCCGGCGGTTGTTGAATCAACGGCAACGGCAGCGGTAGAAAAAGAAGATAAAGATATAGAAGAAGCCAAAGCAAGAAGGAAAGCGTCAATAAAAGCGTTTAGTATTAAGGCGGCAAGTTTTGGAGTAGGTAAATCAGAGTTAACGCCGAAAGCGAAGGAAGATATAAAAGAGATGGCGCAAGAAATAAAGAAGTATGAGTACACGTCGGTAACAATAGAAGGGCACACAGACGCAAGCGGAAAAGCGGAAATAAATCAAGAGTTGTCTGAGAAAAGAGCAAAGAGCGTGAGAGAAGAGTTTGTAAAAGAAGGAATAGAAGAAAGCAAAGTGAGAATAATAGGATTTGGACACAGAATGTCAGTGGACACAAACGAAACAGCCGCCGGAAGAGCCAACAACAGAAGAGTAGAAATATTTGTAGAATAA
- the phoU gene encoding phosphate signaling complex protein PhoU, translated as MINEAILELKKNIVHYSNHTQKMLADASTGLVDRNNALLKKVIDVEEKISDETDLNLDSECINAIAKFQPMAKNLRVIIAIIKMSSNLERIGDHCVNIAQSGLILNSYPQIKEFVDLPKMKELVIFMLTEASLALVNHDTNIAKLVLSMDNKVDNYKKEIKKDLEKHITSQEWVLQCIFEILNAVNNLERIADLATNICEDVIYMESGKIYRHKRREANNK; from the coding sequence ATGATAAACGAAGCTATTTTGGAACTTAAAAAAAACATTGTGCACTACAGTAATCACACGCAAAAAATGCTTGCCGACGCTTCAACCGGGCTGGTTGACAGAAATAACGCTTTATTAAAAAAAGTTATTGACGTTGAAGAAAAAATTTCCGACGAAACGGATTTGAATTTAGACAGCGAGTGCATTAACGCCATAGCAAAGTTTCAGCCTATGGCAAAAAACTTACGCGTTATAATAGCTATAATAAAAATGAGTTCAAATTTGGAGAGAATCGGAGATCATTGCGTAAATATCGCGCAAAGCGGGCTTATTTTAAACTCTTACCCGCAGATAAAAGAGTTTGTGGATTTGCCTAAAATGAAAGAGCTTGTTATTTTCATGCTTACGGAAGCTTCCTTGGCTTTAGTAAATCACGATACAAATATTGCAAAGCTTGTTTTGTCCATGGACAATAAAGTTGACAACTATAAAAAAGAAATAAAAAAAGATTTGGAAAAACACATAACGTCGCAAGAGTGGGTTTTGCAGTGTATCTTTGAAATTTTAAACGCCGTAAATAATTTGGAACGCATTGCCGACCTTGCAACAAACATATGCGAAGACGTAATTTATATGGAATCCGGAAAGATATACAGACATAAAAGGCGGGAAGCAAATAACAAATAA
- the pstB gene encoding phosphate ABC transporter ATP-binding protein PstB, producing MTIENRKIKVNDLNFYYGKTHALKDINIDIAEKKVTALIGPSGCGKSTLIRIFNRMCDLVPNTKAEGTILLGDENILLPSVDVVKLRCKVGMVFQKPNPFPKTIFQNIAYGLEINGNKNKDFIRFRVEESLKKAALWEDVKHRLNDSALALSGGQQQRLCIARALAVETEVILFDEPCASLDPISTSKIEELILELKKNYTIIIVTHNMQQASRISDYTAFMYLGNLIEFGLTDRVFTVPQNERTEAYLSGRFG from the coding sequence ATGACCATTGAAAACCGGAAAATAAAAGTAAACGATTTGAATTTTTATTACGGCAAAACCCACGCGCTTAAAGATATTAATATAGATATAGCGGAGAAAAAAGTTACCGCGCTTATAGGCCCGTCGGGGTGTGGAAAATCTACGCTTATAAGAATTTTTAACAGAATGTGCGATTTGGTGCCTAATACAAAAGCCGAAGGAACAATTCTTTTGGGAGATGAAAATATTTTATTGCCTTCGGTGGACGTGGTTAAGTTAAGGTGCAAAGTAGGCATGGTTTTTCAAAAACCAAATCCTTTTCCAAAAACAATTTTTCAAAATATAGCTTACGGGCTTGAAATTAACGGCAACAAAAATAAAGATTTCATTCGTTTCAGAGTGGAAGAATCTTTAAAAAAAGCGGCTCTTTGGGAAGACGTTAAACACAGACTTAACGACAGCGCTCTTGCGCTTTCCGGCGGGCAGCAGCAGCGTTTGTGCATAGCCAGAGCTTTGGCGGTTGAAACGGAAGTTATTTTATTTGACGAACCCTGCGCAAGCCTTGACCCTATTTCAACGTCAAAAATAGAAGAGCTTATTTTAGAACTTAAGAAAAACTACACTATAATTATTGTTACGCACAATATGCAGCAGGCGTCAAGAATTTCAGATTACACGGCATTTATGTATTTGGGAAATTTGATAGAGTTCGGGCTTACCGACCGTGTTTTTACCGTTCCGCAAAATGAAAGAACCGAAGCATATTTAAGCGGACGTTTCGGCTGA
- the pstA gene encoding phosphate ABC transporter permease PstA — protein MKNKLTQNFAFFIITLCTLITVLFLFSVIYFIFRNGYGVLSWSFITDIPRNAMTGGGVAPAIAGTFYLVFGAILFALPLGVACAVYLNEYSPKGFIVNIIRMGINNLAGVPSVIFGLFGLAVFVKFFGFGISILSGSLTLGILVLPGIISASQEALTAVPSSFREASLAVGATQWQTIRKVVLPAALPGILTGVILAIGRAAGETAPILFTAATFFKRGYPDGIMSEVMALPYHIYALMTEGVNPEKQTAIAYGCALLLVVIVILLSSLAIIIRNKYRSSYDH, from the coding sequence ATGAAAAATAAACTTACCCAAAACTTTGCATTTTTTATTATAACGCTTTGCACGCTTATAACCGTTTTATTTCTTTTTAGCGTAATTTATTTTATTTTCAGAAACGGATACGGCGTATTAAGCTGGAGTTTTATTACCGATATCCCGCGCAACGCCATGACCGGCGGCGGAGTAGCTCCGGCGATAGCGGGCACTTTTTATCTTGTTTTCGGAGCAATTTTATTTGCTTTGCCTTTAGGCGTTGCCTGCGCCGTATATCTTAACGAATACAGCCCCAAAGGTTTTATTGTCAACATTATAAGAATGGGCATAAACAATCTTGCCGGCGTTCCGTCGGTAATTTTCGGACTTTTCGGACTTGCCGTATTTGTAAAATTTTTCGGTTTCGGCATTTCAATTTTATCGGGCAGTTTAACTTTAGGAATTTTAGTGTTACCCGGAATTATCTCCGCGTCGCAGGAAGCGCTTACGGCGGTTCCTTCGTCGTTTAGAGAAGCGTCTTTGGCTGTGGGCGCAACGCAGTGGCAAACAATAAGAAAAGTTGTGCTGCCCGCGGCGCTTCCCGGAATTCTTACGGGAGTAATTCTTGCCATAGGCAGGGCTGCCGGCGAAACAGCCCCTATTCTTTTTACGGCCGCAACTTTTTTTAAAAGAGGATATCCCGACGGCATAATGTCTGAAGTGATGGCGCTGCCGTATCATATATACGCGTTGATGACGGAAGGAGTTAACCCTGAAAAGCAAACGGCTATAGCTTACGGGTGCGCGCTTCTTCTTGTGGTAATTGTTATATTGCTGTCGTCTCTTGCGATTATAATCAGAAATAAGTATAGGAGTTCTTATGACCATTGA